One Esox lucius isolate fEsoLuc1 chromosome 1, fEsoLuc1.pri, whole genome shotgun sequence genomic region harbors:
- the pgr gene encoding progesterone receptor isoform X1, with product MDTVSASSSESTDSSKTVSHLIENYEDVGFGPPGKLPNEPQSPGYISTALLSFGNAVALCASPRASFTTSSMFKDCTVSEQSSIITKSYFDRSDSVSWTEMCDISRAKESMVPQLVSAANLTPSLNSANFHIKDEKEPSQIMKSPEFDLTTNIPSLGTRYDPDSKQQQLRFMDDSASSFSPSGSGQQHKLGLLDSSPRFLDLNQNGQMSTVSQTRTDSRVVPNHHGKGMTNFDAMSSSGQGPPQHLMIYRSEMPRWSIQTSPTQSPFWCQSTGVSEDQFPQHGYPSPDGIHTSALLQRSPTYTGYGGIPPHRLCMICGDEASGCHYGVLTCGSCKVFFKRAVEGHHNYLCAGRNDCIVDKIRRKNCPACRLRKCYQAGMMLGGRKLKRFGALKAMGLGPSLMFQSPMTSLGEVQTLASVSCVPGFQLSPQIINILESIEPEMVYSGYDNSQPDMPHLLLNSLNRLCERQLLWIVRWSKSLPGFRSLHINDQMSLIQYSWMNLLVFSLGWRSFQNVTSEYLYFAPDLILSQDCMRRSPIYELCLAMQFIPQEFASLQVSKEEFLCMKAIMILNTVPLEGLKSQAQFEEMRQNYIRELTKAIHLKEKGLVASSQRFYHLTKLMDAMHEIVKKVNLYCLSTYIQADAMKVEFPEMMSEVISSQLPKILAGMFKPLLFHHK from the exons ATGGACACCGTCAGCGCCTCGAGCTCAGAGTCGACAGATTCCAGTAAAACAGTAAGTCATTTGATCGAGAACTATGAAGATGTCGGATTTGGTCCGCCTGGGAAACTACCTAATGAGCCACAGTCTCCAGGCTACATATCCACTGCTTTGCTTAGTTTTGGAAACGCAGTCGCTTTGTGCGCTTCGCCTCGTGCCTCATTCACCACCAGTTCCATGTTCAAAGATTGTACTGTCAGCGAACAGTCATCAATAATCACCAAATCGTATTTTGACCGGTCTGACTCAGTGTCGTGGACAGAGATGTGTGATATAAGTCGAGCTAAAGAATCCATGGTACCGCAGCTGGTCTCAGCAGCGAACTTGACACCAAGTTTAAACAGCGCAAATTTCCACATCAAAGATGAGAAAGAGCCGTCACAAATTATGAAAAGTCCGGAGTTTGACTTGACGACCAACATCCCTTCCCTAGGCACCCGTTACGACCCTgacagcaaacaacaacagttgaGGTTTATGGATGATTCTGCGTCGTCTTTCTCACCCTCGGGGTCTGGACAACAGCACAAACTGGGCCTATTGGACAGTTCTCCGAGATTTCTAGACTTGAATCAGAACGGCCAGATGTCGACCGTTTCCCAAACCAGGACCGACTCGCGAGTTGTACCAAATCACCACGGTAAGGGCATGACAAACTTCGACGCGATGAGCAGTAGCGGACAGGGTCCGCCACAGCATTTGATGATTTATAGAAGTGAAATGCCCAGATGGTCCATTCAGACATCTCCAACACAGTCCCCGTTTTGGTGCCAGTCCACCGGGGTCTCCGAGGACCAGTTCCCGCAACATGGCTACCCGTCCCCCGATGGAATTCACACTTCTGCCCTTTTACAGAGGTCTCCGACTTACACTGGATACGGCGG TATTCCACCACATAGACTGTGTATGATCTGTGGGGATGAGGCCTCTGGTTGTCACTACGGGGTCCTAACATGTGGAAGCTGCAAGGTGTTCTTTAAAAGAGCTGTTGAAG GGCATCATAATTATCTATGTGCTGGTCGAAACGATTGCATTGTGGATAAGATACGGAGGAAGAATTGCCCGGCTTGTCGCCTGCGAAAGTGTTACCAAGCTGGAATGATGCTTGGAG GGCGGAAACTGAAGCGTTTTGGTGCCCTGAAGGCCATGGGTCTGGGCCCCTCTTTGATGTTCCAGAGCCCCATGACGTCCCTGGGGGAGGTTCAGACCCTGGCCTCAGTATCCTGTGTGCCGGGGTTTCAGCTCTCCCCTCAGATTATCAACATTCTGGAGAGCATCGAGCCTGAG ATGGTGTACTCTGGCTACGACAACTCCCAGCCTGACATGCCCCACCTCCTGCTGAACAGCCTGAACCGGCTCTGTGAGAGGCAGCTCCTCTGGATTGTACGCTGGTCAAAGTCACTGCCAG GGTTTCGGAGCCTTCACATCAATGATCAGATGAGCTTAATCCAGTACTCCTGGATGAACCTTCTGGTGTTCTCTCTGGGATGGAGATCCTTCCAGAATGTCACCAGTGAATACTTATACTTTGCCCCTGATCTGATCCTCAGCCA AGACTGCATGAGGAGGTCTCCCATCTATGAGCTGTGTTTGGCCATGCAGTTCATTCCCCAGGAGTTTGCCAGCCTCCAGGTCTCCAAGGAGGAGTTCCTCTGTATGAAAGCCATTATGATACTCAACACTG TTCCTCTGGAGGGTTTGAAGAGCCAGGCTCAGTTTGAGGAGATGAGACAAAACTACATCAGGGAGCTGACCAAGGCCATCCATTTGAAGGAGAAAGGCCTGGTGGCATCTTCCCAACGTTTCTACCACCTCACCAAGCTCATGGACGCCATGCATGAG ATTGTGAAGAAGGTGAACCTGTACTGTCTGAGTACCTACATCCAGGCAGACGCCATGAAGGTCGAGTTCCCTGAGATGATGTCAGAGGTCATCTCCTCACAGCTCCCCAAGATCCTGGCCGGCATGTTCAAGCCCCTCCTCTTCCACCACAAGTGA
- the pgr gene encoding progesterone receptor isoform X2: protein MDDSASSFSPSGSGQQHKLGLLDSSPRFLDLNQNGQMSTVSQTRTDSRVVPNHHGKGMTNFDAMSSSGQGPPQHLMIYRSEMPRWSIQTSPTQSPFWCQSTGVSEDQFPQHGYPSPDGIHTSALLQRSPTYTGYGGIPPHRLCMICGDEASGCHYGVLTCGSCKVFFKRAVEGHHNYLCAGRNDCIVDKIRRKNCPACRLRKCYQAGMMLGGRKLKRFGALKAMGLGPSLMFQSPMTSLGEVQTLASVSCVPGFQLSPQIINILESIEPEMVYSGYDNSQPDMPHLLLNSLNRLCERQLLWIVRWSKSLPGFRSLHINDQMSLIQYSWMNLLVFSLGWRSFQNVTSEYLYFAPDLILSQDCMRRSPIYELCLAMQFIPQEFASLQVSKEEFLCMKAIMILNTVPLEGLKSQAQFEEMRQNYIRELTKAIHLKEKGLVASSQRFYHLTKLMDAMHEIVKKVNLYCLSTYIQADAMKVEFPEMMSEVISSQLPKILAGMFKPLLFHHK, encoded by the exons ATGGATGATTCTGCGTCGTCTTTCTCACCCTCGGGGTCTGGACAACAGCACAAACTGGGCCTATTGGACAGTTCTCCGAGATTTCTAGACTTGAATCAGAACGGCCAGATGTCGACCGTTTCCCAAACCAGGACCGACTCGCGAGTTGTACCAAATCACCACGGTAAGGGCATGACAAACTTCGACGCGATGAGCAGTAGCGGACAGGGTCCGCCACAGCATTTGATGATTTATAGAAGTGAAATGCCCAGATGGTCCATTCAGACATCTCCAACACAGTCCCCGTTTTGGTGCCAGTCCACCGGGGTCTCCGAGGACCAGTTCCCGCAACATGGCTACCCGTCCCCCGATGGAATTCACACTTCTGCCCTTTTACAGAGGTCTCCGACTTACACTGGATACGGCGG TATTCCACCACATAGACTGTGTATGATCTGTGGGGATGAGGCCTCTGGTTGTCACTACGGGGTCCTAACATGTGGAAGCTGCAAGGTGTTCTTTAAAAGAGCTGTTGAAG GGCATCATAATTATCTATGTGCTGGTCGAAACGATTGCATTGTGGATAAGATACGGAGGAAGAATTGCCCGGCTTGTCGCCTGCGAAAGTGTTACCAAGCTGGAATGATGCTTGGAG GGCGGAAACTGAAGCGTTTTGGTGCCCTGAAGGCCATGGGTCTGGGCCCCTCTTTGATGTTCCAGAGCCCCATGACGTCCCTGGGGGAGGTTCAGACCCTGGCCTCAGTATCCTGTGTGCCGGGGTTTCAGCTCTCCCCTCAGATTATCAACATTCTGGAGAGCATCGAGCCTGAG ATGGTGTACTCTGGCTACGACAACTCCCAGCCTGACATGCCCCACCTCCTGCTGAACAGCCTGAACCGGCTCTGTGAGAGGCAGCTCCTCTGGATTGTACGCTGGTCAAAGTCACTGCCAG GGTTTCGGAGCCTTCACATCAATGATCAGATGAGCTTAATCCAGTACTCCTGGATGAACCTTCTGGTGTTCTCTCTGGGATGGAGATCCTTCCAGAATGTCACCAGTGAATACTTATACTTTGCCCCTGATCTGATCCTCAGCCA AGACTGCATGAGGAGGTCTCCCATCTATGAGCTGTGTTTGGCCATGCAGTTCATTCCCCAGGAGTTTGCCAGCCTCCAGGTCTCCAAGGAGGAGTTCCTCTGTATGAAAGCCATTATGATACTCAACACTG TTCCTCTGGAGGGTTTGAAGAGCCAGGCTCAGTTTGAGGAGATGAGACAAAACTACATCAGGGAGCTGACCAAGGCCATCCATTTGAAGGAGAAAGGCCTGGTGGCATCTTCCCAACGTTTCTACCACCTCACCAAGCTCATGGACGCCATGCATGAG ATTGTGAAGAAGGTGAACCTGTACTGTCTGAGTACCTACATCCAGGCAGACGCCATGAAGGTCGAGTTCCCTGAGATGATGTCAGAGGTCATCTCCTCACAGCTCCCCAAGATCCTGGCCGGCATGTTCAAGCCCCTCCTCTTCCACCACAAGTGA